A single genomic interval of Spirosoma linguale DSM 74 harbors:
- a CDS encoding Fibronectin type III domain protein (PFAM: Fibronectin type III domain protein~SMART: Fibronectin type III domain protein~KEGG: similar to hyalin) has product MNRFYQALSLFVTGTLRCRWSILLVLSLMSQRNVAQSIQNYPVHTSAYFVGPPSQRLADYFSADKRLLVDLLLKDLTKPAIQVYLRWSLEGVGIRVGSQPGYVPPHFITLQPGILNRQRGSDLQADYFNPAAIQTQGIDPRSAYTIQLPEGFYTLNLEALEASTGQIVSNTSQTFLVLTYPQPPLLNLPLTGSELSPTALQKVPISWSPRHFATPTTNAVYTLKVCEVPEGFEPNEQVMLTCTEPRLEMTIPATTTAPDITQWIKPLEVGHRYAFQVSVTDLSGEMTNFVNQGRSQVSYFRYGKECRPPAFTIQSLGSDRVQLSWERTEGAQGYVVEYKLATAPDWQTLSATGTAQVIGGLKPTADYLFRMRSDCGGSAPSAPGEIQTWNIRDEAPDTPLQLPLTLTNPIAIRVQTGPDGQAQLPTSLSALYRNYPSPSAPSPGTTSPPAGSNPTPGSQPTTTGAVSTTDTGGTGQATSSPTPADAALLTLPYCAMQASSFAGCEVPHPSVALPTGEKELTSLQVGDVLGIYDYAVFVTRVGGGSPLSGEGLARLPFLGGTMVLVEFSGVSARAGEDGTNGGCVYQLAPSGFFRIKRTTQAQVLAAQQGLIRQVLVQHSGNPADSTRGNPFVGTLGEALAKYDSVVVSLGTPQRQTLSAATRQSLIQYLAAVAQGSESIRNSFDAVYGGSQERLVVSIRDSLAQLMGQVRASLTAVQSGSSGADLEQLAARYEALFAQLGQLTSPSHPTPVSPSLSPVVLSQLTDTSVKLSWQGDPSFSRYVVHYQLEGGGELLQTVTGTNIQLVNLKAGSNYNYTIEGYKGTELVSRYGGTPFTTLTKTIPAPQNLTYAVVDDHRVKLSWDKNSQHVSYKLVYTDATGEQRTVYPTTNQVKLTGLATNQAYTYAVMAYGSGSLVSDGATSNFQLGTVCYATMQASAERVIAGTEVTLTVSSCRDKEGNPGMVIWTGKGLPQTFGTTQVFRPSETATYTSSCRLMVDNGNGPEPVSCSDSKTITVDKACTGVIATVSPKTVDQYQPIVLQATGCASNIRWGVGYPTDAGVVSTQQAAIIYPTTSQNKAQIYTLACKDQTGTTCLVQAGTVYTQCAFKLGVTTQSSGGVWGINAKANKQIIVEATGCSGEIVWQREGGNSNIEINQVNGPVPANTIVYSNIRTGFTVNATCRTTGCQATTGPLDVPSTSTLCDMDHRLFIQNLGASTGDLRLAVSTINGKLPGLTDLPLKWDDNGSTTNPRTIPRPNVPSVFSVTTEIGGCKAAYAYQPTPPSPNTLPPIPCIEFTISAPPTTDIPWNKSAVEVTLGASGCANPDPGIVSWTDQAGNPILPDKTGNITVVFSQTGTSSFSATCSLTGETKVATITIRKGTKPPVTFKVTPSASGIIPAGGGPVDLLLQSSGCTDADPALPDGTVTWRNPNKSPIAAVPGKIGSTRVSFTQPGTYTYTATCSLNNVTLPVTVTVTQQVIPIPTDPCNFYAYTNSQDNFFPTNSYNNIELTVVGGTSIAIYPENGAPPITNIGGGKYVASTSAITQPIIFSYRITNTGQGGECTTRVVINLYDQVTTYHSFVASSVTPPTPAYPEKPSGNCGSYYAGSGAATFGIPWNGNQYQVDKVKRSNHPNLGVFASYLRKADDENRSVTNLPDLVGLVDKQCDARKGRLRFYADYSRSIELPIGAALTPMLHVMVPRPDRTTTYYGRCFYDEGYCDSEITLSTNLNGGGRVGTSEDSSTTDGGRQAATQRCVYSTQAAVKTLLAHVLCDKLSAVPGGEEAKLAAIKATLQQQGIQLADITDAMVANLKAGDCANVVTALTNVPKGADDVQPVADLDKLINNDLVNTLVNDALSAVAEDDVIDTDFVEREIETFTPTGGLRVANPNARLADPGTCPVYYFSPAGKRIVVPDVRACVVSVNGVLLQFVRDGKTYIPLYSRTTNAFLGYYEQTAFLAKAKPNTVNGKTVDIAPKTALTDWVIDIQYPDEQTGLARYREFININKTRPGIILNYSEEAYGQILAILAQLPDLHFQTVEGNGSPFLYDMAKHLKQLTTYLQQSNDRLATLVGIVNDSAYVCPVANPPAANADPVCKLYSCVYNSSLKNSDRDLLNARLDLDTRQKLLSLLAQGSLTSGWVPVGCAVSADGEGAILSLLRSTQENDRKAILDHINGSLVTNSYSPLQAFISKLDGSNFDALMSLLTSWVTTYYPSSESWASILQRQDRAKRNILVLGNFSDRYSLSAQYSANKTLLNVEVSVRLSTTKLFKRKIDVLDYVVVKFANDYAAGSQTFESGKIYKLPAVLVYELMNAMQRQTRLDLAKYGAYGVFAALTAGEIVAAETGIELTLALLDMGVFGTDIVINEVLATKLNQTPDGKAFLDKYNKFALIYGGVRVYADLTGLTAQMKSLANKLDDPEIKTLQQSVELSQLDKDLAELKTAILSDDPTSVQKWFDLFQETFLYKGAASSTHSIRYEQIIADLKVNNVKVKYTTDIKSWYGNYQPTKGEAGQLTINPDVDLSTLEHEYKHFLDDKANNYPGPFYYLYDDAGIPVRIKMERASYDIEKSIIQQRVDLTEAEKVKFSTMYENLYEYEIFKITRKTPDIR; this is encoded by the coding sequence ATGAATCGTTTCTACCAAGCCTTGTCTTTGTTTGTTACGGGTACCCTCCGGTGCCGATGGTCTATACTGCTGGTCCTTTCCCTGATGAGTCAACGGAATGTAGCCCAGTCGATCCAGAACTACCCCGTCCATACCTCGGCCTACTTCGTCGGACCGCCCTCCCAACGGCTGGCCGACTACTTCTCGGCCGATAAACGACTCCTCGTCGACCTGCTCCTCAAAGACCTCACCAAACCCGCCATCCAGGTCTACCTCCGCTGGAGCCTCGAAGGCGTCGGCATCCGCGTGGGCTCCCAACCCGGTTATGTCCCCCCTCACTTCATCACCCTCCAGCCGGGCATCCTCAACCGACAACGCGGCAGTGACCTCCAGGCCGACTACTTCAACCCGGCCGCCATCCAAACCCAGGGCATCGACCCCCGCTCGGCCTACACCATCCAACTGCCCGAAGGCTTTTATACCCTCAACCTCGAAGCTCTCGAAGCCAGCACCGGCCAGATCGTCTCCAACACCAGCCAGACCTTCCTGGTGCTCACCTACCCCCAGCCGCCCCTGCTCAACCTCCCCCTGACGGGCAGTGAACTCTCCCCCACAGCCCTCCAGAAAGTACCCATCAGCTGGTCGCCCCGCCACTTTGCCACCCCCACCACCAACGCCGTCTATACCCTCAAGGTCTGTGAAGTGCCCGAGGGCTTCGAACCCAACGAGCAGGTGATGCTCACCTGCACCGAGCCCCGGCTCGAGATGACCATTCCGGCCACCACCACCGCCCCCGACATCACCCAGTGGATCAAACCCCTGGAGGTGGGCCACCGCTACGCCTTCCAGGTGAGTGTCACCGACCTGAGCGGGGAGATGACCAACTTTGTCAACCAGGGCCGCTCCCAGGTGAGCTACTTCCGCTACGGCAAGGAATGCCGGCCACCGGCCTTCACTATCCAGTCCCTGGGCTCGGACCGGGTGCAGTTGAGCTGGGAGCGGACCGAAGGGGCGCAGGGCTATGTGGTGGAGTACAAGCTGGCCACCGCCCCCGACTGGCAAACGTTGTCGGCCACGGGTACGGCTCAGGTGATTGGGGGGCTAAAGCCCACGGCCGATTACCTGTTTCGGATGCGCTCGGACTGCGGGGGCTCGGCCCCCTCGGCACCCGGTGAAATCCAGACCTGGAACATCCGGGATGAAGCCCCCGATACCCCCCTTCAACTACCCCTGACGCTGACCAATCCCATCGCCATCCGGGTGCAGACCGGCCCCGATGGACAGGCCCAGCTACCCACCAGCTTATCAGCCCTCTACCGCAATTATCCTAGCCCGAGCGCCCCCAGCCCGGGCACTACCTCACCGCCCGCGGGGAGTAATCCCACTCCCGGTAGCCAACCAACGACCACTGGTGCAGTATCGACCACGGACACCGGAGGGACGGGGCAAGCGACCAGCAGCCCTACTCCCGCAGACGCGGCCCTGCTCACCCTGCCCTACTGCGCCATGCAGGCCAGCAGCTTTGCGGGCTGCGAGGTGCCTCACCCCAGCGTGGCCCTGCCCACCGGGGAGAAAGAGCTGACCAGCCTGCAGGTGGGCGATGTGCTGGGTATATATGATTATGCCGTCTTTGTCACCCGGGTGGGGGGCGGTTCACCCCTCTCGGGGGAAGGGCTGGCCCGACTGCCGTTTCTGGGCGGGACGATGGTGCTGGTGGAGTTCTCGGGCGTATCGGCCCGGGCGGGGGAGGACGGCACCAACGGGGGCTGCGTGTATCAGCTTGCCCCTTCGGGCTTCTTTCGCATCAAGCGGACCACCCAGGCCCAGGTATTGGCCGCCCAGCAGGGCCTCATCCGGCAGGTGCTGGTGCAGCACTCGGGCAATCCAGCTGATTCGACCCGTGGCAATCCGTTTGTGGGCACTTTGGGCGAAGCCCTGGCGAAGTACGATTCGGTGGTGGTGAGTTTGGGCACTCCCCAGCGTCAGACCCTGAGTGCCGCCACCCGGCAATCGCTCATTCAGTATCTGGCGGCTGTGGCCCAGGGGAGCGAGTCGATCCGGAATTCGTTCGATGCGGTCTACGGAGGGAGTCAGGAGCGGCTGGTGGTGAGTATTCGTGACAGTCTGGCCCAGTTGATGGGTCAGGTTAGGGCCAGTTTGACAGCGGTGCAGAGCGGCTCTTCGGGGGCTGATTTAGAGCAGCTGGCCGCTCGCTATGAGGCCCTGTTTGCGCAGCTGGGGCAGTTGACCAGTCCCAGCCATCCAACGCCGGTCAGTCCGTCGCTGAGCCCGGTGGTGTTGAGTCAGCTCACCGACACCAGCGTGAAGCTGAGCTGGCAGGGTGACCCCAGCTTTAGCCGGTATGTAGTGCATTACCAGCTGGAAGGTGGGGGTGAACTGCTGCAAACGGTGACGGGCACCAATATTCAACTGGTAAATCTGAAAGCAGGCAGTAATTATAATTACACCATTGAGGGGTACAAGGGCACGGAATTGGTCAGTAGGTACGGAGGCACTCCTTTTACGACCTTGACTAAAACCATACCAGCTCCTCAGAACCTGACTTATGCCGTGGTCGATGACCATAGAGTCAAACTGAGTTGGGATAAGAACAGCCAGCATGTAAGCTACAAGCTGGTTTATACCGATGCCACAGGCGAGCAGCGCACGGTGTATCCCACCACCAATCAGGTTAAGCTGACGGGCTTAGCCACCAATCAGGCTTACACGTATGCGGTGATGGCCTATGGGAGTGGCTCGCTGGTGAGTGATGGGGCTACGAGCAATTTCCAGTTGGGAACGGTCTGTTATGCCACCATGCAAGCCTCCGCCGAACGGGTGATAGCCGGTACGGAGGTGACCTTGACGGTGAGTAGCTGCCGGGATAAAGAGGGTAATCCGGGGATGGTGATCTGGACGGGCAAGGGTTTACCCCAGACCTTTGGCACCACGCAGGTTTTCCGCCCCAGCGAAACGGCCACCTATACCAGCTCTTGCCGGTTGATGGTGGACAATGGCAATGGGCCAGAGCCGGTAAGTTGCTCGGATAGCAAGACAATTACAGTTGATAAGGCCTGTACGGGGGTTATTGCAACAGTAAGCCCAAAAACGGTTGATCAGTATCAACCGATTGTACTACAAGCAACGGGCTGTGCCAGTAATATTCGCTGGGGGGTGGGCTATCCAACCGATGCAGGCGTCGTCAGTACCCAGCAGGCAGCCATCATCTATCCAACGACCAGCCAGAATAAAGCCCAAATCTATACGCTAGCCTGTAAAGACCAAACCGGCACCACCTGTCTGGTACAGGCGGGTACGGTTTATACCCAGTGTGCCTTTAAACTGGGGGTGACCACCCAAAGTAGTGGAGGGGTATGGGGCATCAACGCCAAAGCCAACAAACAAATCATCGTAGAAGCCACCGGCTGCAGTGGCGAGATTGTCTGGCAGCGCGAGGGGGGCAATAGCAACATTGAGATTAACCAGGTCAATGGACCGGTGCCCGCCAATACGATTGTCTACAGCAACATCCGAACCGGCTTTACGGTCAACGCTACCTGCCGGACAACCGGTTGTCAAGCGACAACCGGCCCTCTGGATGTGCCCTCGACCTCGACGCTCTGTGATATGGATCATCGCTTGTTCATTCAGAACCTGGGGGCCTCAACCGGTGATCTAAGACTTGCCGTCTCAACGATTAACGGCAAGTTACCCGGTTTGACGGATTTACCTCTCAAGTGGGATGATAATGGATCGACCACTAACCCCAGAACGATCCCAAGACCCAACGTACCCAGTGTTTTTTCGGTGACAACCGAGATTGGGGGCTGCAAAGCGGCCTATGCCTATCAACCGACCCCTCCTTCTCCGAACACCTTACCGCCGATTCCCTGTATTGAATTTACCATAAGCGCTCCGCCAACTACAGATATACCCTGGAATAAGTCAGCTGTGGAGGTGACCCTGGGGGCAAGTGGCTGCGCGAACCCCGATCCCGGTATTGTTAGCTGGACGGATCAGGCCGGAAACCCAATCCTTCCCGATAAGACGGGGAACATCACGGTGGTGTTTTCCCAAACGGGTACATCCAGTTTTTCGGCTACCTGCTCGTTAACGGGGGAAACGAAAGTAGCGACCATCACCATTCGTAAAGGGACAAAGCCACCTGTCACCTTCAAGGTTACTCCGTCGGCCAGTGGCATCATTCCTGCCGGTGGTGGGCCCGTTGATCTACTCTTGCAATCCAGTGGCTGTACGGATGCCGATCCGGCACTGCCCGATGGAACCGTAACCTGGAGAAACCCGAATAAGAGCCCAATTGCGGCTGTTCCCGGTAAAATCGGCAGTACCCGCGTCTCGTTTACGCAACCGGGCACTTACACCTATACGGCTACCTGTAGTTTGAACAATGTTACCCTGCCGGTAACCGTGACAGTTACCCAACAGGTCATTCCCATTCCAACCGATCCCTGTAATTTTTATGCCTATACGAATTCACAGGATAACTTCTTTCCGACCAATTCGTATAACAACATTGAACTGACGGTTGTTGGCGGAACCAGTATTGCAATCTATCCGGAAAACGGAGCACCACCCATCACGAACATTGGGGGAGGGAAGTATGTGGCGTCCACTTCGGCCATTACTCAACCCATTATCTTTTCGTATCGGATTACGAATACTGGCCAAGGTGGTGAATGTACAACCAGGGTAGTTATCAACCTGTATGACCAGGTTACGACCTATCATTCCTTCGTGGCTTCCTCCGTAACTCCGCCCACGCCAGCCTATCCAGAGAAGCCCAGTGGCAATTGCGGTTCCTATTATGCTGGATCAGGAGCGGCTACCTTTGGTATTCCCTGGAATGGCAATCAATATCAGGTCGACAAAGTAAAACGAAGTAATCACCCGAATTTAGGGGTCTTTGCCAGTTATCTCAGGAAGGCCGATGATGAAAATCGAAGCGTCACTAATTTACCCGACCTGGTCGGTTTGGTGGATAAGCAATGCGACGCCCGCAAAGGTCGGCTCCGGTTTTACGCTGACTATAGCCGTTCGATAGAACTACCTATAGGGGCGGCACTGACACCCATGCTGCATGTGATGGTTCCCCGACCCGACCGTACTACGACGTACTATGGCCGCTGTTTTTACGACGAGGGGTATTGTGACAGCGAAATCACGCTGTCGACCAACCTCAATGGCGGAGGTCGGGTGGGTACTTCCGAAGATAGTAGCACGACTGATGGTGGCCGACAGGCGGCTACTCAGCGCTGCGTCTACTCGACCCAGGCGGCTGTTAAAACCTTGCTGGCCCATGTACTCTGTGATAAACTCAGTGCCGTTCCAGGTGGTGAAGAGGCCAAATTAGCAGCCATCAAAGCTACCCTTCAGCAACAAGGCATCCAACTGGCCGACATTACGGATGCGATGGTGGCGAACCTGAAGGCTGGCGATTGCGCTAACGTGGTGACCGCGTTGACCAATGTGCCCAAAGGAGCCGATGATGTGCAGCCGGTAGCCGATCTGGATAAGCTCATCAACAACGATCTGGTGAATACACTGGTCAATGATGCGCTAAGTGCCGTTGCCGAAGACGATGTCATCGACACCGACTTTGTGGAGCGGGAGATTGAAACGTTTACACCCACTGGTGGATTACGAGTCGCTAACCCCAATGCCCGACTGGCAGACCCGGGGACATGCCCGGTCTACTACTTCTCACCAGCCGGTAAACGCATTGTGGTGCCTGATGTGAGGGCCTGCGTGGTGAGCGTCAATGGGGTACTTCTACAGTTTGTACGGGATGGCAAAACTTATATCCCCTTATACAGCCGAACCACAAACGCTTTCCTGGGCTACTACGAGCAGACAGCATTTTTGGCAAAGGCCAAACCCAATACGGTCAATGGTAAAACCGTTGACATTGCCCCCAAAACTGCCCTGACCGACTGGGTGATTGACATTCAGTATCCCGACGAGCAAACCGGTTTGGCCCGTTACCGGGAGTTCATCAACATCAACAAGACCAGACCTGGCATTATCCTGAACTACAGTGAGGAGGCCTATGGTCAGATTCTGGCGATTCTGGCCCAGTTGCCAGACCTGCACTTTCAGACCGTAGAAGGCAATGGCTCGCCGTTTCTCTACGACATGGCTAAGCACCTAAAACAGCTAACAACCTATCTTCAGCAAAGCAATGATCGACTAGCCACATTGGTCGGCATTGTCAATGACTCAGCTTATGTCTGCCCCGTTGCCAATCCCCCGGCGGCCAATGCCGATCCGGTTTGTAAGCTCTACAGTTGCGTCTACAACAGCAGCCTGAAAAACTCCGACCGGGACTTGTTGAATGCCCGTTTAGACCTGGACACCCGGCAAAAGCTGTTAAGCTTGCTGGCTCAAGGGAGCCTTACCTCAGGCTGGGTGCCGGTGGGCTGTGCCGTCTCGGCCGATGGGGAGGGAGCCATCCTGTCTTTGCTCAGATCGACCCAGGAGAATGATCGGAAAGCCATTCTGGACCACATCAATGGTTCTTTGGTGACCAACAGTTATTCGCCCTTGCAGGCCTTCATCTCCAAGCTGGATGGGAGCAACTTCGATGCCCTGATGAGTCTGTTGACCAGTTGGGTCACCACCTATTACCCCTCCTCCGAGTCGTGGGCCTCGATCCTTCAACGGCAGGATCGGGCTAAACGGAATATTCTGGTACTGGGTAACTTCTCGGATCGCTATAGCCTATCGGCCCAGTACAGTGCCAATAAGACCCTACTGAATGTTGAGGTCAGTGTGCGGCTGTCAACCACGAAGCTTTTCAAGCGTAAGATCGATGTGCTGGACTACGTGGTGGTGAAGTTTGCCAACGATTATGCTGCGGGTAGCCAAACCTTTGAGTCGGGCAAAATCTACAAGCTGCCTGCGGTATTGGTCTATGAGCTGATGAACGCCATGCAGCGGCAGACCCGGCTGGATTTGGCTAAGTATGGGGCCTATGGGGTGTTTGCCGCTTTGACAGCGGGTGAGATTGTAGCGGCCGAAACGGGCATAGAGCTAACCTTGGCTTTGTTAGACATGGGTGTGTTTGGCACAGACATCGTTATCAACGAAGTGCTGGCTACCAAGCTCAACCAGACTCCTGATGGCAAAGCGTTTCTGGACAAGTATAATAAATTTGCACTCATTTATGGCGGAGTTAGGGTGTATGCTGACCTGACGGGCTTAACGGCACAGATGAAGAGTTTGGCTAATAAACTTGACGATCCAGAAATAAAAACCCTCCAGCAATCTGTTGAACTGTCGCAACTGGATAAAGACTTAGCAGAACTAAAAACGGCAATTCTTAGTGACGATCCTACCTCTGTTCAAAAATGGTTTGATTTGTTTCAAGAGACATTTTTATATAAAGGAGCAGCTTCTTCAACACATTCTATTCGGTACGAACAAATCATCGCCGATTTGAAAGTTAATAATGTTAAGGTGAAATATACTACTGATATAAAGTCCTGGTACGGTAATTACCAGCCTACTAAAGGCGAAGCAGGTCAGTTAACTATTAATCCTGATGTTGATTTGAGTACATTGGAGCATGAGTATAAACATTTTTTGGATGATAAAGCCAATAATTATCCAGGCCCCTTTTATTACTTGTATGACGATGCGGGCATTCCGGTTAGAATAAAAATGGAACGGGCTTCGTATGATATTGAAAAGTCTATTATACAACAGCGTGTAGATTTGACCGAAGCCGAAAAAGTTAAATTCAGTACGATGTATGAGAATTTGTATGAATATGAGATTTTTAAAATTACTAGAAAAACACCAGATATAAGATGA
- a CDS encoding hypothetical protein (KEGG: hch:HCH_03771 rhs family protein), which translates to MGSQRFTAGGVYKLPALLVYQLMNAMKRQAKLDVAKYATYGVFAALGVGEIMAAETGLETTLALLDMGVLGSDIVINEALANKLNQTADGKAFLDAYNKFALIYGGVRVSDALLGLSKQLRRSASVLNDPEVNNLATELSAEAIEAGGLLENAFLPGWTKERILAIPKPDRPNVDVYMNPIHKATQLRKFNTEGGAFVIRKSDVIRNQNYKTIVDRKFVGLKSEMDNVIIKYNNAGKDTKVLVEELDLGDDYFQPNDEVFYVTVKPNQGFYFDLPNGNERGAYEELWIPGGFTGHGTAEAVLSNSGSYVHNNDWQMFVNFFGSENVIKIR; encoded by the coding sequence ATGGGTAGCCAGCGCTTTACAGCTGGGGGCGTGTATAAGTTACCAGCGCTGTTGGTCTACCAGCTCATGAATGCCATGAAGCGGCAGGCCAAGCTGGATGTGGCCAAGTATGCCACCTACGGAGTGTTTGCCGCTTTGGGCGTTGGGGAGATCATGGCGGCAGAGACGGGCTTAGAGACCACGCTTGCCTTACTGGACATGGGTGTGTTGGGCAGTGACATCGTTATCAACGAGGCATTGGCCAACAAGCTCAACCAGACGGCCGATGGCAAAGCGTTTCTAGATGCCTACAACAAGTTTGCTCTGATTTATGGGGGAGTCAGGGTGTCTGATGCTCTGTTAGGGTTGAGCAAGCAACTTCGTCGGTCGGCTAGTGTGCTCAATGACCCAGAGGTGAATAACCTTGCCACGGAGTTGAGTGCTGAAGCTATCGAGGCAGGCGGCTTGTTGGAAAATGCATTTTTGCCGGGGTGGACGAAAGAGAGGATATTAGCTATTCCTAAACCGGACCGACCAAATGTGGATGTCTACATGAACCCTATCCATAAGGCGACCCAATTAAGGAAGTTCAATACGGAAGGCGGTGCTTTTGTTATTCGTAAAAGCGATGTAATTAGAAATCAGAACTATAAAACAATTGTTGACCGAAAGTTCGTTGGCCTAAAAAGCGAAATGGATAATGTCATAATTAAGTATAACAATGCAGGAAAGGATACTAAGGTCTTAGTCGAAGAATTAGATTTAGGAGACGACTATTTCCAGCCCAACGATGAAGTTTTTTATGTAACAGTAAAACCAAATCAAGGTTTCTACTTTGATTTACCTAATGGAAATGAGCGAGGAGCATATGAAGAGCTTTGGATACCAGGTGGATTCACCGGGCATGGCACAGCTGAAGCTGTTCTTTCTAATTCAGGAAGTTATGTGCACAATAATGATTGGCAGATGTTTGTCAATTTCTTTGGTTCAGAAAACGTGATCAAAATAAGATAA
- a CDS encoding hypothetical protein (KEGG: hch:HCH_03784 rhs family protein), translated as MNAMKRQARLDVAKYATYGVFAALGVSEIMAAETGLEATLALLDMGVFGTDIVINETLATRLNQTADGKAFLNAYNKFALIYGGARVYGELTGLIQNLRAEGRILTNPNDILGETETTQISNAIKAVEAKAGVAAEVITIDIAKVSPLLKTESNQSFFWSGRTNDIGGEKVALTVAKSKGGITLEGLLEEKGIKMPAWEDNKQAWEDVSAAYANQVSGEVRAVVGQQLREGNVWENIELPRLKNNPNVSKITIIDPETLAERVIFKR; from the coding sequence ATGAATGCCATGAAGCGGCAGGCTCGGCTGGATGTGGCCAAGTATGCCACCTACGGAGTGTTTGCCGCTTTGGGCGTCAGTGAAATCATGGCGGCAGAGACGGGCTTGGAGGCCACCTTAGCCTTGCTGGACATGGGCGTGTTTGGTACTGACATTGTCATTAATGAGACACTGGCTACCCGACTCAACCAGACGGCCGATGGCAAAGCGTTTCTGAATGCTTACAACAAGTTCGCTCTCATTTATGGCGGAGCCAGGGTGTATGGAGAATTGACAGGCTTGATCCAGAATTTGAGAGCCGAAGGACGTATATTGACTAATCCTAATGATATTTTAGGTGAGACTGAAACGACACAGATTTCAAATGCTATTAAGGCTGTAGAAGCTAAGGCAGGAGTCGCAGCAGAGGTTATTACTATTGATATTGCCAAAGTTTCACCTTTGTTGAAGACAGAGTCAAATCAATCGTTCTTCTGGTCAGGTCGAACTAATGACATTGGGGGCGAAAAAGTAGCACTTACAGTGGCTAAATCAAAAGGCGGTATAACCTTAGAAGGATTGCTAGAAGAAAAGGGTATTAAAATGCCTGCTTGGGAAGACAATAAACAAGCTTGGGAAGATGTGTCTGCAGCTTATGCTAATCAAGTCTCAGGTGAAGTACGAGCTGTAGTAGGTCAGCAATTAAGAGAAGGCAATGTTTGGGAAAATATCGAATTGCCACGATTGAAGAATAATCCAAACGTTTCTAAAATAACTATTATAGATCCTGAGACATTAGCTGAACGAGTAATTTTTAAACGATAA
- a CDS encoding hypothetical protein (KEGG: hypothetical protein) produces the protein MGVLGRDIVINEALANKLNQTPDGKAFLDKYNKFALIYGGVRVSDALLGLSKSLRSSATVLNDPEVTNLATELSAEAVQTTGLLDNAFLSGWTKERILAQKPRPSVAEYINPTFEAQHLDKFKGKAYRFTMENAINKYGVIGREDGFVFILAEEDALRIVNEAGSDIAKLEKALGLPEGQFQKPLNNPVEPDRLLLLEINSPENLHLRMANGNEKGANEYWIPGGYTPDNLAEAVIDAIPTTRIDLYKKIEIARTK, from the coding sequence ATGGGTGTGTTGGGCCGTGACATTGTCATCAACGAGGCACTGGCCAACAAGCTCAACCAAACCCCTGATGGCAAAGCGTTCCTGGATAAATACAATAAGTTTGCCCTGATTTATGGGGGAGTCAGGGTGTCTGATGCTCTGTTAGGGTTGAGCAAGTCGTTACGCTCCTCGGCTACAGTCCTTAATGACCCAGAAGTAACCAACTTAGCGACGGAGTTGAGCGCTGAAGCAGTCCAAACCACTGGTTTACTCGACAATGCATTTTTGTCAGGATGGACAAAAGAACGAATATTAGCTCAAAAGCCACGGCCTTCCGTTGCTGAGTACATAAATCCAACCTTTGAGGCTCAGCATTTAGATAAGTTTAAGGGAAAAGCTTATCGGTTTACAATGGAGAACGCTATTAACAAATATGGTGTAATTGGTAGGGAAGATGGTTTTGTTTTTATTTTAGCAGAGGAAGATGCGCTTAGAATTGTTAACGAAGCAGGGAGTGATATAGCAAAACTTGAAAAAGCTTTAGGGTTGCCTGAAGGCCAGTTCCAAAAACCATTGAATAATCCGGTGGAGCCTGACAGATTATTACTTCTAGAGATAAATAGTCCTGAAAATCTTCATTTGCGAATGGCTAATGGTAACGAGAAAGGTGCAAATGAATACTGGATACCTGGAGGTTATACTCCAGATAATCTAGCAGAAGCGGTTATAGATGCAATTCCTACCACACGAATTGATTTGTATAAAAAGATAGAAATTGCTAGAACTAAATAA